In Ascaphus truei isolate aAscTru1 chromosome 5, aAscTru1.hap1, whole genome shotgun sequence, one genomic interval encodes:
- the HBP1 gene encoding HMG box-containing protein 1 yields MATGLLKCYNMVWEVKRKGMPNAVQKVQLVMDNRSSGMNESLEMLKCNEHLPSSHGYESSDDHMELDDLPELQAVQTDSTSPVFRLNANISHQEYTVPSWNQHTSNMSSAYSCDSGVNWLTELANIATSPESPLMQCSFYDRSSPVHIIATSKSLHSYARPPPVSTESETNISKNHWKEERRVRHERANSESESGIFCMSSFSDDDDLGWCHSWPLTAWHCFLKGTRLCFHKGRKKQWQDVEDFDKTARCRNEHAIALGTYKGYGSDGLKLISHEESVSYGESVLQLTFDPGTREEGLLTVECRLDHPFYVKNKGWSSFYPSLTVVQHGIPCCEMHAGDICLPPGHPDAINFDDSGVFDTFKSYDFTPMDSSAVYVLSSMARQRRASLSNGGASSPDSERSEYSKDYMSSRSSQLPYSSLYSKTGGSQSSVTANSVIVASPNKCKRPMNAFMLFAKKYRVEYTQMYPGKDNRAISVILGDRWKKMKNEERRMYTVEAKALAEEQKRLNPDCWKRKRTNSGSQQH; encoded by the exons CTGAAGTGCTATAATATGGTGTGGGAAGTGAAGAGAAAAGGCATGCCCAACGCTGTACAGAAAGTCCAGTTGGTGATGGACAACAGGTCTTCAGGGATGAATGAGTCATTGGAGATGCTAAAGTGCAATGAACATCTTCCATCCTCACATGGATACGAATCCTCTGATGATCATATGGAACTTG ACGATCTTCCTGAATTGCAAGCTGTTCAGACTGATTCCACATCACCTGTTTTTCGTCTCAACGCAAATATTTCACACCAAGAATATACAGTGCCTTCATGGAACCAACATACCTCAAATATGTCAAGTGCCTATTCATGTGACAGTGGGGTGAACTGGCTGACTGAGCTGGCAAACATAGCCACAAGCCCCGAGAGTCCTCTGATGCAGTGCTCATTCTATGACCG ATCATCACCTGTTCACATAATAGCTACCAGCAAAAGTTTACATTCCTACGCCCGCCCTCCACCAGTTTCCACTGAAAGTGAGACAAACATTTCCAAAAATCATTGGAAGGAGGAACGAAGAGTCAGGCATGAGCGA gCTAACAGTGAATCAGAATCTGGCATTTTCTGCATGTCCTCATtttctgatgatgatgatttagGATGGTGCCACTCTTGGCCTCTTACTGCTTGGCATTGTTTTTTGAAAG GCACACGTTTATGCTTTCATAAAGGACGCAAAAAGCAGTGGCAGGATGTTGAAGATTTTGACAAAACGGCACGCTGTAGAAATGAGCATGCAATTGCATTGGGCACATATAAG GGTTATGGTTCTGATGGTCTGAAGTTGATATCACATGAAGAGAGTGTATCGTATGGAGAATCAGTTCTGCAACTTACTTTTGATCCTGGTACAAGAGAAGAAGGCTTACTTACAGTAGAGTGCAGATTGGATCACCCCTTTTATGTTAAAAATAAAG GTTGGTCGTCTTTTTACCCAAGCCTAACTGTGGTTCAGCATGGCATTCCCTGCTGTGAAATGCATGCTGGTGATATATGTCTACCTCCTGGACACCCAGATGCCATAAATTTCGATGATTCCGGTGTTTTTGATACATTTAAAAG TTATGACTTCACCCCAATGGACTCTTCAGCAGTTTATGTGTTAAGTAGTATGGCACGTCAACGTCGCGCTTCTTTATCTAACGGGGGAGCGAGCAGTCCGGATTCTGAGAGATCTGAATATAGCAAGGACTATATGTCTTCAAGATCTTCGCAGCTTCCCTACAGTTCATTGTATAGTAAGACTGGCGGGAGCCAGAGCTCAGTGACTGCAAACTCTGTGATTGTTGCATCTCCCAACAAGTGCAAAAGACCAATGAACGCCTTCATGCTTTTTGCCAAAAAGTATAGAGTGGAATACACTCAGATGTACCCAGGGAAAGATAACAG AGCCATAAGTGTGATACTTGGTGACAGGTGGAAGAAAATGAAGAATGAGGAAAGGCGGATGTACACAGTAGAAGCCAAAGCTCTGGCTGAAGAACAAAAACGTTTAAATCCTGACTGTTGGAAGAGGAAAAGAACAAATTCA ggttcACAACAACATTGA